From Oreochromis aureus strain Israel breed Guangdong linkage group 4, ZZ_aureus, whole genome shotgun sequence, a single genomic window includes:
- the rogdi gene encoding protein rogdi homolog isoform X1: MLNPQRSLSELPKTSTASQVERVVLEEEFNWLLKEEVHAVLKQLQDVLKEASRRFSMPTPGFENQLKQENFILGSSTSMDQVKGVLTLQGEVLTQADINLKVAKSSQVLHFQFREDKQWKLQQIQDARNHVNQALQLLSSRDESYHFKSGAEVNKLMDGVMLQLTRARNRLTTPASMTLPELAASGLMKMFSPPIPGDVMVNFYINLSKLCLTVYQLHVLPPNTTKNFKPAGSSVLHSPGAMFELNNNRFEVSHVHKVECVVPWLSDTLVFFTISLQLCQQLKDKISVFSSFWNYRPF, from the exons ATGCTGAATCCGCAGCGGTCTCTGTCGGAGCTACCGAAGACGTCGACGGCCAGTCAGGTGGAGCGCGTAGTGCTG GAGGAGGAGTTCAACTGGCTGCTTAAAGAAGAAGTGCACGCTGTCTTAAAGCAGCTCCAAGATGTTCTCAAG GAGGCATCCAGACGTTTCTCCATGCCGACACCAGGCTTTGAAAATCAGCTTAAACAGGAGAACTTCATCCTTGGCAGCTCAAC CAGCATGGATCAAGTGAAGGGCGTGCTGACTCTGCAGGGGGAAGTGCTGACTCAGGCT GATATCAACCTGAAGGTTGCAAAGAGCAGCCAAGTGTTGCACTTCCAGTTTAGAGAAGACAAGCAGTGGAAACTGCAACAG ATCCAAGATGCCAGGAACCACGTGAACCAGGCTCTGCAGCTGCTGAGCAGCCGTGACGAGAGCTACCACTTCAAGTCTGGGGCTGAGGTTAATAAG CTCATGGATGGAGTGATGCTGCAGCTTACACGAGCTCGAAACCGCCTCACTACCCCAGCCTCCATGACCCTGCCTGAGCTGGCTGCCAGCGGTTTGATG AAAATGTTCTCTCCTCCCATACCCGGGGATGTCATGGTCAACTTTTACATCAACTTAAGCAAACTGTGTCTGACTGTGTACCAGCTCCACGTGCTGCCTCCTAACACCACCAAG AATTTCAAGCCTGCTGGAAGCTCAGTGTTGCACAGCCCTGGAGCAATGTT TGAGCTCAACAACAACCGGTTTGAGGTGAGCCATGTTCACAAAGTTGAGTGTGTGGTGCCTTGGCTGAGTGACACGCTGGTGTTCTTCACCATATCCCTGCAGCTCTGTCAGCAGCTGAAGGACAAG ATATCAGTTTTCTCCAGTTTCTGGAACTACAGACCTTTTTAA
- the rogdi gene encoding protein rogdi homolog isoform X2, with product MLNPQRSLSELPKTSTASQVERVVLEEEFNWLLKEEVHAVLKQLQDVLKEASRRFSMPTPGFENQLKQENFILGSSTMDQVKGVLTLQGEVLTQADINLKVAKSSQVLHFQFREDKQWKLQQIQDARNHVNQALQLLSSRDESYHFKSGAEVNKLMDGVMLQLTRARNRLTTPASMTLPELAASGLMKMFSPPIPGDVMVNFYINLSKLCLTVYQLHVLPPNTTKNFKPAGSSVLHSPGAMFELNNNRFEVSHVHKVECVVPWLSDTLVFFTISLQLCQQLKDKISVFSSFWNYRPF from the exons ATGCTGAATCCGCAGCGGTCTCTGTCGGAGCTACCGAAGACGTCGACGGCCAGTCAGGTGGAGCGCGTAGTGCTG GAGGAGGAGTTCAACTGGCTGCTTAAAGAAGAAGTGCACGCTGTCTTAAAGCAGCTCCAAGATGTTCTCAAG GAGGCATCCAGACGTTTCTCCATGCCGACACCAGGCTTTGAAAATCAGCTTAAACAGGAGAACTTCATCCTTGGCAGCTCAAC CATGGATCAAGTGAAGGGCGTGCTGACTCTGCAGGGGGAAGTGCTGACTCAGGCT GATATCAACCTGAAGGTTGCAAAGAGCAGCCAAGTGTTGCACTTCCAGTTTAGAGAAGACAAGCAGTGGAAACTGCAACAG ATCCAAGATGCCAGGAACCACGTGAACCAGGCTCTGCAGCTGCTGAGCAGCCGTGACGAGAGCTACCACTTCAAGTCTGGGGCTGAGGTTAATAAG CTCATGGATGGAGTGATGCTGCAGCTTACACGAGCTCGAAACCGCCTCACTACCCCAGCCTCCATGACCCTGCCTGAGCTGGCTGCCAGCGGTTTGATG AAAATGTTCTCTCCTCCCATACCCGGGGATGTCATGGTCAACTTTTACATCAACTTAAGCAAACTGTGTCTGACTGTGTACCAGCTCCACGTGCTGCCTCCTAACACCACCAAG AATTTCAAGCCTGCTGGAAGCTCAGTGTTGCACAGCCCTGGAGCAATGTT TGAGCTCAACAACAACCGGTTTGAGGTGAGCCATGTTCACAAAGTTGAGTGTGTGGTGCCTTGGCTGAGTGACACGCTGGTGTTCTTCACCATATCCCTGCAGCTCTGTCAGCAGCTGAAGGACAAG ATATCAGTTTTCTCCAGTTTCTGGAACTACAGACCTTTTTAA